A window from Engraulis encrasicolus isolate BLACKSEA-1 chromosome 13, IST_EnEncr_1.0, whole genome shotgun sequence encodes these proteins:
- the LOC134460558 gene encoding lens fiber major intrinsic protein-like has protein sequence MGAIFLCHSIPRSSGKCCCRWCLGTDSLIDNLHRSSLHWMCGLGMGICIFFVMDERRNRRMASSSASMFTMAQLMGMFYSVAEMNPTRSFTPVMFKRNFMNHWVY, from the exons ATGGGTGCCATCTTCCTGTGTCACTCCATTCCAAGATCGAGTGGGAAGTGTTGCTGCAGGTGGTGTCTGGGCACGGACTCTCTGATTGACAACCTCCATAGGTCCTCGCTGCACTGGATGTGTGGG cttggcATGGGCATATGCATCTTCTTcgtgatggatgagaggaggaaccgACGCATGGCCTCCTCATCGGCTTCTATGTTCACCATGGCACAACTCATGGGA ATGTTCTACTCTGTAGCTGAAATGAACCCCaccagatccttcacccctgttatgttcaagaggaacttcatgaaccactgg GTGTACTAG